A genomic region of Bombus pyrosoma isolate SC7728 linkage group LG6, ASM1482585v1, whole genome shotgun sequence contains the following coding sequences:
- the LOC122568065 gene encoding dephospho-CoA kinase isoform X2 translates to MSNRIKFCNANNSLTGGIATGKSSVAAIFHEFGIPVIDADQIARKVVEPGKPAWHKIRKEFGSEIFLDTNELDRTKLGDIIFNDIEKRKKLNAITHPEICREIYWQTFKYFLQGHQFIVMDLPLLFETRHMLNYLHKIIVVTCEEDLQLQRLMERSGFSEAKAKLRIAAQMSLERKAEMANFVIENSGNVHDTREQTIRIINVLKASKYHWKLRFLVGLCCTVLLAGVYWLRSRKI, encoded by the exons ATGTCAAATAGGATCAAATTTTGCAATGctaataaca GTTTAACAGGAGGAATAGCTACTGGGAAAAGTAGCGTTGCTGCTATTTTTCATGAATTCGGTATACCTGTCATTGATGCTGATCAAATTGCACGAAAAG TTGTGGAACCTGGAAAGCCAGCTTGgcataaaatacgaaaagaatTTGGTTCAGAAATTTTCTTAGATACAAATGAACTTGATAGAACGAAGCTTggagatataatatttaatgatatagaaaaaagaaaaaaattaaatgctATAACACATCCAGAAATATGTAGAGAAATATATTGGCaaacattcaaatattttctacaaggACATCAGTTTATAGTTATGGATTTGCCATTACTTTTTGAAACAAGACATATGttgaattatttacataaaataattgttgtaACTTG CGAAGAAGATTTACAATTACAACGACTTATGGAAAGATCAGGTTTTTCAGAAGCTAAAGCAAAACTAAGAATTGCTGCACAAATGTCATTAGAAAGGAAAGCAGAAATGGcaaattttgttattgaaaATTCTGGTAATGTACATGATACCAGAGAGCAAactattagaattattaatgttttaaaggCTTCTAAATACCATTGGAAGTTACGTTTTTTGGTTGGACTTTGTTGTACTGTTTTACTAGCAGGTGTATATTGGTTAcgaagtagaaaaatatga
- the LOC122568065 gene encoding dephospho-CoA kinase isoform X1 has product MSNRIKFCNANNIGLTGGIATGKSSVAAIFHEFGIPVIDADQIARKVVEPGKPAWHKIRKEFGSEIFLDTNELDRTKLGDIIFNDIEKRKKLNAITHPEICREIYWQTFKYFLQGHQFIVMDLPLLFETRHMLNYLHKIIVVTCEEDLQLQRLMERSGFSEAKAKLRIAAQMSLERKAEMANFVIENSGNVHDTREQTIRIINVLKASKYHWKLRFLVGLCCTVLLAGVYWLRSRKI; this is encoded by the exons ATGTCAAATAGGATCAAATTTTGCAATGctaataaca TAGGTTTAACAGGAGGAATAGCTACTGGGAAAAGTAGCGTTGCTGCTATTTTTCATGAATTCGGTATACCTGTCATTGATGCTGATCAAATTGCACGAAAAG TTGTGGAACCTGGAAAGCCAGCTTGgcataaaatacgaaaagaatTTGGTTCAGAAATTTTCTTAGATACAAATGAACTTGATAGAACGAAGCTTggagatataatatttaatgatatagaaaaaagaaaaaaattaaatgctATAACACATCCAGAAATATGTAGAGAAATATATTGGCaaacattcaaatattttctacaaggACATCAGTTTATAGTTATGGATTTGCCATTACTTTTTGAAACAAGACATATGttgaattatttacataaaataattgttgtaACTTG CGAAGAAGATTTACAATTACAACGACTTATGGAAAGATCAGGTTTTTCAGAAGCTAAAGCAAAACTAAGAATTGCTGCACAAATGTCATTAGAAAGGAAAGCAGAAATGGcaaattttgttattgaaaATTCTGGTAATGTACATGATACCAGAGAGCAAactattagaattattaatgttttaaaggCTTCTAAATACCATTGGAAGTTACGTTTTTTGGTTGGACTTTGTTGTACTGTTTTACTAGCAGGTGTATATTGGTTAcgaagtagaaaaatatga
- the LOC122568065 gene encoding dephospho-CoA kinase domain-containing protein isoform X3: MFLVGLTGGIATGKSSVAAIFHEFGIPVIDADQIARKVVEPGKPAWHKIRKEFGSEIFLDTNELDRTKLGDIIFNDIEKRKKLNAITHPEICREIYWQTFKYFLQGHQFIVMDLPLLFETRHMLNYLHKIIVVTCEEDLQLQRLMERSGFSEAKAKLRIAAQMSLERKAEMANFVIENSGNVHDTREQTIRIINVLKASKYHWKLRFLVGLCCTVLLAGVYWLRSRKI; this comes from the exons atgttTTTAGTAGGTTTAACAGGAGGAATAGCTACTGGGAAAAGTAGCGTTGCTGCTATTTTTCATGAATTCGGTATACCTGTCATTGATGCTGATCAAATTGCACGAAAAG TTGTGGAACCTGGAAAGCCAGCTTGgcataaaatacgaaaagaatTTGGTTCAGAAATTTTCTTAGATACAAATGAACTTGATAGAACGAAGCTTggagatataatatttaatgatatagaaaaaagaaaaaaattaaatgctATAACACATCCAGAAATATGTAGAGAAATATATTGGCaaacattcaaatattttctacaaggACATCAGTTTATAGTTATGGATTTGCCATTACTTTTTGAAACAAGACATATGttgaattatttacataaaataattgttgtaACTTG CGAAGAAGATTTACAATTACAACGACTTATGGAAAGATCAGGTTTTTCAGAAGCTAAAGCAAAACTAAGAATTGCTGCACAAATGTCATTAGAAAGGAAAGCAGAAATGGcaaattttgttattgaaaATTCTGGTAATGTACATGATACCAGAGAGCAAactattagaattattaatgttttaaaggCTTCTAAATACCATTGGAAGTTACGTTTTTTGGTTGGACTTTGTTGTACTGTTTTACTAGCAGGTGTATATTGGTTAcgaagtagaaaaatatga
- the LOC122568063 gene encoding zinc finger CCCH domain-containing protein 10-like, producing MKKLKKKSDSTRGGQAGKTIGATNVSGDASPTRVCRDFLRNVCHRGKRCKYLHERSEDDPVEEYTFCHDFQNGMCNWPGCKFLHCTESEEKRFRATGELPAHILSRLKSNNEKSEYPMCKDFIKGSCQRTNCKFRHWKNEEPQHNLITTSHHNVSRPQHNFNGTSNGENRRYEEDRNFHWQMEDQHNLVTNNSYNASSHPPDYIGPPEPKRRIVSGETVVHFETSPLVGQHTAQPVTPGYYYPVIPRNEARAIVLEDENALLRKKIEELKKQVSDLTATNEFLLDQNAQLRMSGKRTANVTAVTVPAVTITNTVPPSQAPTPQQMVNAAVAAGTLRTVTASVATVPVSIATVAPVSIAAVSMAPVSIPPPIVTMAQQTITMSGSGPQATNQQPPNTQQPASLPLSISGATAPLVSYPIMTQELRPVLQ from the exons ATGAAGAAGCTGAAAAAAAAGTCGGATAGCACGAGAGGCGGGCAAGCGGGCAAGACAATAGGCGCGACGAATGTAAGCGGAGATGCATCACCTACCCGCGTATGCAGAGATTTTCTGCGAAACGTCTGTCATAGGGGTAAacgttgcaaatatttgcacgaACGTTCCGAGGACGATCCTGTAGAAGAATACACGTTCTGCCATGACTTTCAAAATGGGATGTGCAATTGGCCTGGCTGCAAATTCCTTCACTGCACAGAAAGTGAGGAGAAGAGATTTCGAGCAACAGGAGAATTACCTGCTCATATCTTGAGTAGGCTCAAAAGTAACAATGAAAAGTCTGAATATCCAATGTGTAAGGATTTTATCAAGGGTAGTTGCCAAaggacaaattgtaaatttagacattggaaaaatgaagaacCACAACATAATTTGATCACAACATCCCATCATAATGTGTCCAGGCCGCAGCACAATTTCAATGGTACGAGTAATGGTGAGAATCGCAGATACGAGGAGGATAGAAA CTTTCACTGGCAAATGGAAGATCAACACAATTTAGTCACAAATAATAGTTACAATGCATCTTCACATCCACCTGATTATATAGGACCTCCTGAACCAAAGAGACGAATAGTTTCTGGTGAAACTGTTGTTCATTTTGAAACTTCACCACTCGTAGGCCAACATACCGCGCAACCGGTTACTCCAGGATATTATTATCCAGTGATACCGCGTAATGAAGCTAGAGCAATTGTTTTGGAAGATGAAAATGCGTTgctaagaaagaaaatagaggaattaaaaaagcaa gtTAGCGATCTAACAGCAActaatgaatttcttttggATCAAAATGCTCAGTTAAGAATGTCAGGGAAACGAACTGCAAATGTAACAGCTGTTACAGTTCCAGCAGTTACTATCACAAACACTGTTCCACCATCGCAAGCTCCAACACCTCAACAAATGGTTAACGCAGCGGTAGCTGCTGGGACTTTACGTACAGTTACTGCAAGCGTTGCGACAGTTCCTGTAAGTATAGCCACAGTTGCGCCTGTTTCTATTGCAGCAGTTTCAATGGCACCAGTATCAATCCCGCCGCCTATCGTTACGATGGCTCAACAAACGATTACGATGAGCGGTTCAGGTCCTCAGGCAACTAATCAACAGCCACCTAATACACAGCAACCTGCTAGTTTACCTCTTTCGATATCCGGTGCTACTGCACCGTTGGTTTCGTATCCCATTATGACTCAAGAACTTAGGCCCGTGTTgcagtaa
- the LOC122568061 gene encoding sarcolemmal membrane-associated protein-like, with protein MVVASGEWVQNASFPASQNSNLKINSMQNNKMTAKGILICRDNSHPFEERTLTLEQPVKIGRSVARARATPNNAIFDCKVLSRNHALLWYSGGKFFLQDTRSSNGTFVNNQRLSAASLESAPKEVCSGDIVQFGVDVIESTKKVRHGCIVATLKLYLPDGKEAKASLSTSVASPLNNVSLEDVYKLNQVMQEASRREKALYSKLVHLQQLVANTRKAANQSWKALITEDRLLSWVESMENQLAVYSKNYTEDKIRNELVLLQEEKVHYQNAAKEALQKVLQEKLEVTQRLVQLEARLNETEEECQSLHNVAKYTQTEFQELCSKYTEAQKKLQETTNKLKESEEKIQDIVQSTEQEKQEFLKRLEDQSRIEKNLQARLRDSRLDSVNIYKQITALRNYMQILQDMNSKLVTTGIVDAKDEENPIEAINIILNKLNSIHVDNVDIDLETKMDFYSVKDEQDNQINSQDIDSNQLNNSDDSFSKEQLDDSLVNNDNSMEYILPPPSRKTLVNGNVNINNTDMNSESDANSDATDDTCSITSDDTSEKSVIEVKKEEPVYKVAEEIFVPYKMEVRFMCEENVKQLEISHLPQTVQKLKGNEETEMNVGNMSNINITSNEPVSIEIDQLEKKDETDKDSSELDEEYEEEHLDGDYVKTLKPLSKNDTTQQGVHTREYLLQTLIGSLDSLKVEDNLESQQNIKKELESLKDWLICESHEEIVEKLKQLYYRAKNEAQRIQELHEELVILKEKYNAFVEEKAELLKKYTSVKAQCGDLLNTTYTIPIHYVAPIAIILIWMLLEKIF; from the coding sequence ATGGTTGTAGCCAGTGGTGAGTGGGTACAAAATGCCAGTTTTCCTGCCAGTCAGAATTCCAACTTGAAAATAAACTCTATGCAAAACAACAAAATGACAGCcaaaggaattttaatttgccGTGATAATTCTCATCCTTTTGAAGAACGTACATTGACACTGGAGCAACCTGTTAAAATTGGTCGCTCTGTGGCAAGAGCCAGAGCTACACCAAACAATGCCATTTTTGATTGTAAAGTATTATCCAGAAACCATGCACTGCTATGGTATTCAGGTGGAAAGTTTTTTTTACAAGACACACGTAGCAGTAATGGTACATTTGTTAATAATCAAAGACTCAGTGCAGCTAGTTTAGAATCAGCACCTAAAGAAGTATGTTCCGGTGACATAGTGCAATTTGGAGTAGATGTGATAGAAAGTACAAAAAAAGTTAGACATGGATGTATAGTTGcaacgttaaaattatatttgccaGATGGAAAAGAAGCTAAAGCTAGTCTTAGTACATCGGTTGCATCTCCACTCAATAATGTTTCATTGGAAGATGTGTACAAGCTGAATCAAGTCATGCAAGAAGCCTCAAGACGCGAGAAAGCACTTTATTCTAAGTTAGTACATCTTCAACAACTTGTAGCAAATACTCGAAAGGCTGCTAATCAATCTTGGAAAGCATTGATAACAGAGGATCGGTTATTATCTTGGGTGGAGAGTATGGAAAATCAACTGGCTgtttattctaaaaattatacagaagataaaattagaaatgaatTGGTATTGCTTCAGGAAGAAAAAGTACATTACCAAAATGCAGCAAAAGAGGCATTACAGAAAGtattacaagaaaaattagaGGTAACTCAGAGATTAGTCCAATTAGAAGCACGTTTAAatgaaacagaagaagaatGTCAAAGCCTTCATAATGTAGCAAAATATACTCAAACAGAGTTTCAGGAGTTATGTAGCAAATATACGGAAGcacaaaaaaaattacaagaaactacaaataaactaaaagaaaGTGAAGAAAAAATACAGGATATAGTACAAAGCACAGAACAAGAAAAgcaagaatttttaaagagaCTCGAAGATCAATCTagaattgagaaaaatttgcaGGCAAGATTACGTGATTCTCGATTAGATTCTGTGAATATCTATAAGCAGATCACTGCCCTCAGAAATTACATGCAAATTTTGCAGGACATGAATTCAAAATTAGTAACAACTGGCATAGTAGATGCAAAGGATGAAGAAAATCCTATAGAAGCCAtcaatattattcttaataagTTAAATTCCATTCATGTTGACAATGTAGACATTGATTTAGAGACAAAAATGGACTTTTATTCTGTGAAAGATGAACAagataatcaaattaattcaCAAGATATTGATTCAAATCAGCTGAACAATTCTGatgattctttttcaaaagaacAGTTAGATGATTCATTggttaataatgataattcaatggaatatattttaccaCCACCATCTCGAAAAACTTTAGTTAatggaaatgtaaatataaataatacagataTGAATTCAGAATCTGATGCTAATTCAGATGCAACAGATGATACGTGCAGTATTACCAGTGATGATACAAGTGAGAAATCTGTTATAgaagttaaaaaagaagaacctGTGTATAAAGTAGcagaagaaatttttgtacCTTATAAAATGGAAGTTAGATTTATGTgcgaagaaaatgttaaacagCTGGAAATTTCTCATTTACCTCAAACTGTACAGAAATTAAagggaaacgaagaaacagaaatgaaTGTTGGCAACATGAGCAATATTAACATCACTTCAAATGAGCCTGTCTCTATAGAAATTGATCAGCttgaaaagaaagatgaaacagATAAAGATAGCAGTGAATTAGATGAAGAATATGAAGAAGAACATTTAGATGGAGATTATGTCAAAACTCTAAAACCATTATCTAAGAATGATACCACACAGCAAGGTGTACATACCAGAGAATATTTACTGCAAACTTTGATAGGATCTCTAGATTCGCTAAAAGTTGAAGACAATTTAGAATCGCAGCAAAACATCAAGAAAGAGTTAGAAAGCCTAAAGGACTGGTTAATTTGTGAATCTCACGAAGAAATTGTTGAGAAGCTAAAACAACTGTATTATCGTGCCAAGAACGAAGCTCAAAGAATTCAAGAGCTCCACGAAGAATTggttattttaaaagaaaagtacaatGCATTTGTTGAAGAAAAAGCAGAGctcttgaaaaaatatacatctGTTAAAGCACAATGCGGTGATTTGTTAAATACAACTTATACTATACCGATACATTATGTGGCACCTAttgcaattatattaatatggATGttgcttgaaaaaatattttaa